A region from the Arachis ipaensis cultivar K30076 chromosome B01, Araip1.1, whole genome shotgun sequence genome encodes:
- the LOC107607963 gene encoding uncharacterized protein LOC107607963, whose amino-acid sequence MENSITLNPKDSKEVDALKLELKTLPPSLKYAYLGNNNTYPVIINSSLSEEQEEELIQVLKQHKDAIGYTLADLKGISPSMCMHKILLEEAFKELKNKLSSAPIIAPPCWDLPFELMCDASDFAVGAVLGQRRDKLCADGILRRCISHEEGQEVPWQCHGSTYGGHFSGDRTAAKVLQCGFYRPTIFKDAKELVTRCDEFQRAGNLPKRNEMPQRFIIELELFDVWEIDFMGPFLSSYSNSYILVDVDYVSKWVEAIATPTNDNKVVMNFLRKNIFNRFGVPRALLSKRGVKHKVATPYHPQTNGTAFKTPIEMFPYQLVFGKACHLPVELEHREFWAIKMLNFDEQAAGERRLMQLNDVEEFRNKAYESTKIYKENAKRWHDQKTARREFTKGQQVLLYNSRLKFFPRKHKSRWSGPFTILNVSPYGHVELMEDKTQRTFTVNGHRLKHYLGDSLDEKRVSPEIKFGVATNLLDLGLLILI is encoded by the exons ATGGAGAATTCAATCACGTTGAACCccaaagacagtaaagaagtagACGCACTAAAACTCGAGTTGAAGACCTTACCACcaagcttgaaatatgcatatctggGCAACAACAACACATACCCGGTGATCATCAATTCAAGTTTGAGTGAGGAGCAAGAGGAAGAACTTATCCAAGTGCTGAAACAGCACAAGGACGCCATAGGCTATACACTTGCAGACTTAAAAGGAATCagcccttcaatgtgcatgcacaagaTACTACTTGAAGAAG CTTTTAAGGAACTTAAAAACAAACTCTCCTCTGCGCCTATCATAGCACCACCATGCTGGGATTTACCTTTTgagctgatgtgtgatgcatcagattttGCTGTGGGTGCCGTTTTAGGACAGAGGAGGGATAAATtg tgtgctgatggaatcttGAGAAGGTGTATTTCCCATGAGGAAGGGCAAGAAGTGCCTTGGCAGTGTCATGGATCtacatatggaggccattttagtggggatagaactgcagccaaggtgctaCAATGTGGATTTTACAGGCCAACCATCTTCAAAGATGCAAAAGAATTGGTGACAAGATGTGATGAATTCCAAAGGGCTGGCAATTtacccaagagaaatgagatgccacagaggttCATAATAGAGTTAGAATTATTTGAtgtgtgggaaattgattttatgggacccTTCCTATCCTCATACTCAAACAGTTATATATTGGTGGATGTAGATTATGTATCAAAGTGGGTTGAAGCCATAGCCactccaacaaatgataacaaagtTGTAATGAACTTTTTGAGAAAGAACATCTTCAATAGATTTGGGGTGCCTAGAGCACTCCTTTCCAAGCGTGGAGTTAAGCACAAGGTGGCAAccccatatcacccacagaccaacgg gacagccttCAAAACACCTATTGAAATGTttccataccaattggtgtttggtaaggcttgtcacttaccagttgagcttGAGCATAGAGAATTTTGGGCTATAAAAATGTTGAACTTTGATGaacaagctgctggagaaaggaGGCTTATGCAGCTAAATGACGTAGAGGAGTTTAGGAATAAGGCATATGAAAGTACCAAGATCTACAAAGAGAatgcaaaaaggtggcatgatcagAAGACAGCAAGGAGGGAGTTCACTAAAGGGCAACAGGTGCTGCTGTATAATTcgagactcaagttcttccctagAAAGCataagtctcgatggtcaggcCCCTTCACCATCCTCAATGTATCCCCCTATGGCCACGTAGAGCTCATGGAAGACAAAACACAAAGGACCTTCACTgtgaatggccatagactcaagcatTACCTAGGGGACTCACTGGATGagaagaga gtaagcccagagattaagtttggtgtggccaccaattTACTTGATCTAGGCTTACTAATCTTGATCTAG